A section of the Bradyrhizobium oligotrophicum S58 genome encodes:
- a CDS encoding sugar ABC transporter ATP-binding protein encodes MSEVILSLSKATKLYAGVPAIEGVDFELRRGEIHALVGENGAGKSTLTKVMAGVVALTSGAMTVDGVAVSPRTPLEARHLGIAMVFQENSLVPTMTVAQNLFLGQERFYNRLRGIYIAAQQFLQSLNFDVAPTATVGGLGAAKKQMVEIARAVLHKAKVIIFDEPTATLTPEEKKYFFDLVRDLKRRGVSIVFISHALEEALLLADRITVLRDGKHVVTDDASGFDRARIVQAMVGRNLSNTLYGVRKDKVRPAGRRVLTIQNLKMAPMVRNNSLSVFAGQITGVFGLVGSGRTETFKIVSGILKRDFFHGGEILLNDKPVRYRVPAPAVKAGIAYVTEDRKVEGFFETASIARNIYLGLLAKFPEGRAWLSRRERNEVGKTWIERLKVRAIGDEVKVVELSGGNQQKVVIAKSLIQDPELIIFDEPTRGVDVGAIVEIHELINRLADEGRAVVVISSYLPEIIALSDRILVSRQGKVVEEFSAIEATEEKIMYAAIH; translated from the coding sequence ATGAGCGAGGTCATCCTGTCCCTGTCGAAGGCAACCAAGCTCTATGCCGGCGTGCCGGCGATCGAGGGCGTCGATTTCGAGCTGCGGCGGGGCGAGATCCACGCGTTGGTCGGCGAAAACGGCGCAGGCAAGTCGACGCTGACCAAGGTCATGGCTGGCGTCGTGGCCTTGACGTCGGGCGCCATGACGGTTGATGGCGTCGCGGTGTCTCCCAGAACGCCGCTGGAGGCGCGGCATCTTGGCATCGCAATGGTGTTTCAGGAAAACAGTCTGGTGCCGACGATGACCGTGGCGCAAAACCTGTTTCTCGGTCAGGAGAGATTTTACAATCGGCTGCGCGGCATCTACATCGCGGCTCAGCAGTTCCTCCAATCTCTCAATTTCGACGTCGCGCCGACGGCGACCGTCGGCGGCCTGGGCGCGGCCAAGAAGCAGATGGTCGAAATCGCCCGCGCCGTGCTGCACAAGGCGAAAGTCATCATCTTTGACGAACCCACGGCGACGCTTACGCCGGAGGAGAAGAAGTATTTCTTCGATTTGGTGCGGGATTTGAAGAGGCGCGGTGTTTCGATTGTCTTCATCTCGCACGCGCTCGAAGAAGCCTTGCTGTTGGCCGATCGCATTACTGTCCTGCGGGACGGCAAGCACGTCGTCACCGACGACGCCTCGGGATTCGATCGAGCGCGCATCGTTCAGGCCATGGTCGGACGAAACCTCTCAAATACGCTCTACGGTGTGCGGAAGGACAAAGTGCGCCCGGCCGGCAGGCGCGTGTTGACAATACAGAATCTCAAAATGGCGCCGATGGTCAGGAACAACTCATTGTCGGTGTTCGCGGGCCAGATCACGGGCGTGTTCGGACTGGTCGGCTCGGGCCGAACCGAGACTTTCAAGATCGTCTCGGGTATTCTGAAGCGTGATTTCTTTCACGGTGGAGAAATTCTGCTCAACGACAAGCCTGTGCGATATCGCGTGCCCGCGCCGGCCGTGAAAGCCGGAATCGCCTACGTCACCGAAGACCGCAAAGTGGAGGGCTTTTTCGAGACGGCCTCGATCGCGCGCAACATCTATTTGGGTCTGCTTGCCAAGTTTCCGGAAGGGCGAGCCTGGTTGTCACGTCGTGAAAGAAATGAGGTCGGCAAGACCTGGATCGAACGTCTCAAGGTTCGCGCAATCGGCGACGAAGTCAAGGTTGTCGAACTTTCCGGCGGAAATCAGCAGAAGGTCGTCATCGCCAAATCCCTGATTCAAGATCCGGAGCTGATCATCTTCGACGAGCCGACGCGCGGGGTCGACGTCGGGGCCATCGTCGAAATTCACGAGTTGATCAACAGGCTCGCCGATGAAGGCAGAGCTGTGGTCGTGATATCATCCTATCTGCCGGAAATTATAGCGCTATCCGATCGGATCTTGGTATCAAGGCAAGGCAAGGTCGTCGAAGAATTCTCGGCGATCGAAGCGACCGAAGAGAAGATCATGTATGCCGCCATCCACTGA
- a CDS encoding GDP-L-fucose synthase family protein → MSYRFHLSGKRVFVAGHRGMAGSALIRRLSSEGVELLTVAHRELDLRDQAAVFAWFARAKPQVVVLAAAKVGGIVANNTLRAEFIYDNIAIAINVIHAAHVNGAEKLMFLGSSCIYPKLAPQPLRENAMLTGPLEQTNEPYAIAKIAGIKMVEAYRSQYGADFINVMPTNLYGPGDNYHPEYSHVVAALIRRFHEAKLADAPEVVVWGTGTPRREFLYVDDMADACVHLMKTYSDTALVNIGTGEDITIADFARVVAAVVGFKGSISFDRSRPDGTPRKLLDVSRLMELGWRATTPLEVGVGLAYQAFLREAATQ, encoded by the coding sequence GTGTCCTACCGCTTTCATCTTTCTGGAAAACGCGTTTTTGTCGCAGGTCACCGCGGCATGGCTGGCAGCGCATTGATACGCCGCTTGTCGTCCGAGGGCGTCGAGCTTCTGACGGTGGCGCACCGAGAACTCGATCTGCGCGATCAAGCCGCGGTGTTCGCATGGTTCGCACGCGCGAAGCCCCAAGTCGTGGTCCTGGCGGCCGCCAAGGTCGGCGGCATCGTCGCCAACAACACGCTGCGTGCGGAGTTCATCTACGACAACATCGCCATCGCCATCAATGTCATTCACGCTGCCCACGTGAACGGCGCCGAGAAGCTGATGTTTCTGGGCTCATCCTGCATCTATCCAAAGCTTGCTCCTCAGCCGCTGCGCGAGAACGCGATGCTGACAGGGCCACTGGAGCAGACCAACGAGCCTTATGCGATCGCCAAGATCGCCGGCATCAAGATGGTCGAGGCCTATCGCAGCCAATATGGCGCCGACTTCATCAACGTCATGCCGACCAATCTCTATGGTCCGGGCGATAACTATCATCCCGAATACAGCCACGTCGTCGCGGCGCTGATCCGCCGCTTCCATGAGGCCAAGCTCGCAGATGCGCCGGAGGTCGTGGTCTGGGGCACCGGCACGCCGCGGCGCGAGTTCCTCTATGTCGACGACATGGCGGATGCCTGCGTGCACCTGATGAAGACCTATTCGGACACCGCGCTGGTCAACATCGGCACTGGCGAGGATATCACCATTGCCGACTTCGCCCGGGTGGTTGCCGCCGTAGTAGGCTTCAAGGGCAGCATCAGCTTTGACCGGTCACGGCCGGATGGCACACCACGCAAGCTCCTCGACGTCTCCCGCCTGATGGAGCTTGGCTGGCGCGCGACGACTCCCCTGGAAGTGGGAGTCGGGCTCGCCTATCAGGCATTTCTGCGCGAAGCGGCGACGCAGTAG
- a CDS encoding class I SAM-dependent methyltransferase: protein MLRRATRYLKRLIAPRLVNVAARSRKPVAESAIVSQQGLLDRLSQIPYWEDKIRTYKQYTYEPDSGAWTKAGSRAAPRKIIEGSDLKVNYGCGSTILDDWINIDLFEHDHPAYYQVNLLDKHPFADNTVRFGYSEDMLEHLPQAASIFVVAEIYRTLKPGGVMRFSFPGLEGVLHRHYSPATETRIREGEFEAYAFWDQIHFYAKEELRLVAEHIGFRKVSFFTYGISDHAELQGRDTRAHQVDLNTFAELTK from the coding sequence ATGCTAAGACGCGCGACACGATACCTGAAGCGCCTCATCGCGCCGAGACTCGTCAACGTTGCAGCACGGAGCCGCAAGCCGGTAGCTGAATCAGCGATCGTTTCGCAACAGGGTCTTCTGGACCGGCTGTCGCAAATTCCTTATTGGGAAGACAAGATCCGGACCTACAAACAGTATACTTATGAGCCGGACTCCGGAGCCTGGACCAAGGCGGGATCTCGCGCTGCCCCCCGGAAGATAATCGAGGGAAGCGATCTGAAGGTGAACTACGGTTGCGGCAGCACGATCCTCGACGACTGGATCAACATTGACCTGTTTGAGCACGACCACCCAGCCTACTATCAGGTCAACTTGCTGGACAAACACCCGTTTGCCGACAACACTGTTCGATTCGGCTATTCGGAGGATATGCTTGAGCACCTCCCCCAAGCCGCCTCGATCTTCGTAGTAGCTGAGATCTATCGGACACTAAAGCCTGGAGGCGTGATGCGCTTCAGCTTTCCTGGGCTGGAGGGAGTTCTACACCGCCACTACTCGCCAGCGACCGAGACGAGGATTCGCGAAGGTGAGTTCGAGGCCTATGCGTTTTGGGACCAAATTCACTTCTATGCAAAGGAAGAGCTCCGACTTGTCGCTGAGCACATCGGATTTAGAAAGGTAAGCTTTTTCACTTACGGTATTTCCGACCATGCCGAGCTTCAAGGCCGCGATACCCGAGCACACCAAGTCGACCTCAACACCTTTGCTGAGCTTACCAAGTAG
- a CDS encoding glycosyltransferase family 4 protein, which translates to MLVYWGRRGLSRFVQEAATVATSCPSIEATISVSRQNESFAAFSEFEDRLVAVDTFSNDLGAIGQAWRIPMLRSRITREIVNRKIEAVIEFMPHVWSSVVFSVLKPHGVLYSSIIHDAEIHPGDYRSALIGLLLDRTIAQADAVLTLSDAVAKRLLTARRVPEHKLFTLFHPDLDYGARRRTISLTEGKPIRLAFLGRIMPYKGLTLLLDSVEALRREGFQVELGVFGEGALGDNRRRLAALGAEVINRWLTEQEIAAILSRYHAVVLSHIEASQSGVAATSLGAGIPVIATPVGGLIEQIQDGVNGILAARVDAAALSDAIKRIVLDPNLFDAICRRIEATRADRSMARFLQKCVEYTLVAGERQNGRAAVAPLGREVSILPGD; encoded by the coding sequence ATGCTGGTCTATTGGGGGCGGCGCGGATTATCCCGCTTCGTGCAGGAAGCGGCGACCGTAGCGACCTCATGTCCTTCAATCGAGGCCACGATATCCGTATCTCGCCAAAATGAGAGCTTTGCGGCTTTTTCGGAGTTTGAAGACCGGCTGGTCGCCGTGGACACCTTTTCCAATGATCTTGGCGCTATCGGCCAAGCCTGGCGCATTCCGATGCTGCGGAGCCGCATCACGCGCGAGATTGTCAATCGGAAGATTGAGGCCGTGATTGAATTCATGCCGCACGTCTGGTCGTCCGTCGTATTCTCCGTTTTGAAGCCGCATGGAGTCCTCTATTCTTCAATCATTCACGATGCGGAAATCCACCCGGGCGACTACAGGTCGGCGCTCATAGGCCTTCTACTCGATCGGACGATTGCGCAAGCTGATGCAGTCCTCACCCTGAGCGACGCAGTAGCGAAGAGGCTCCTGACGGCCCGACGGGTACCTGAGCACAAATTGTTCACGCTGTTTCATCCAGATCTCGACTATGGCGCGCGGCGGAGGACGATCAGTCTCACCGAAGGCAAGCCGATCAGGCTTGCCTTCCTAGGTCGCATCATGCCCTACAAAGGGCTAACCCTGCTTCTCGATTCCGTCGAGGCCTTACGCAGAGAAGGCTTTCAGGTCGAACTAGGCGTTTTCGGCGAGGGCGCACTTGGTGACAACAGGCGGCGTCTCGCTGCGCTCGGCGCTGAAGTGATAAACCGCTGGCTTACAGAGCAGGAAATCGCAGCGATATTGTCGCGTTATCACGCCGTTGTTCTTTCCCACATCGAAGCCAGCCAATCCGGTGTCGCCGCCACCAGCTTGGGGGCCGGGATCCCCGTCATCGCGACGCCGGTCGGCGGACTGATCGAGCAGATACAAGATGGCGTTAACGGCATACTCGCGGCGCGCGTCGACGCTGCTGCGCTGTCTGATGCTATCAAGCGTATCGTGCTCGATCCGAACCTCTTTGATGCAATCTGTCGCAGGATCGAGGCCACGAGAGCGGACCGCTCCATGGCCCGCTTCCTGCAAAAATGCGTTGAATACACCCTGGTTGCAGGGGAGCGGCAAAACGGAAGAGCAGCCGTAGCGCCGCTTGGGCGTGAGGTCTCGATATTGCCGGGAGATTAG
- the asnB gene encoding asparagine synthase (glutamine-hydrolyzing), translating into MCGISGVICSAPLRQSELALLSEINGALYHRGPDSDGLFASTHVAMAMRRLSIIDLAGGGQPLYNEDRSVAMVCNGEIYNHHELRGALQARGHDLRTHSDVETIVHGYEDKGEDCIADLRGMFAFAIWDDRKGRLVLGRDRLGEKPLYMLRDRRDDGAERVWWCSELKPLLRLVPAAQRRISPVALHEFLTFQYCLEPNSLIEGIHQLPPGHLITLSPKQLSAEPRRYWSMLDVEAIHCPDPVAQVRDLLDAACRRMGSADVPVGVALSGGIDSSLVAAISAKHYPGQIHAFTIGYRGRPPTDERLIAQRFARSLGIEFTEVEIDVDQMVEQFPQLVQAMDTPIADIAAYGYFEVCRAARAAKVPVLLSGMGGDEFFWGYEWVRNAAVEHRKKGDNGGIKAWARRTFGHGVPRETSILAPLKEIGRSAALSRSLLADPASVEPNHWLARTRPIEGYPSGPAVTEALSRTWLLCNCLTLLDRMSMAHSIEMRVPFLDIDLINAVSAMRHGGLEDFEKPHKWLLLSSFGHLLPDEVSQRPKQGFTPPVQQWMMKLIERHGPLWRNESMLVSHGAIDGDRLRREERSFPIDFQYKLTLAELWARGALA; encoded by the coding sequence ATGTGCGGCATCAGCGGCGTGATCTGCAGTGCTCCACTTCGGCAAAGCGAGCTCGCTCTACTAAGCGAGATCAATGGAGCCCTGTATCATCGCGGCCCGGACTCCGATGGACTGTTCGCATCGACCCACGTGGCGATGGCCATGCGACGCCTGTCGATTATTGATCTGGCAGGAGGAGGACAGCCGCTTTATAACGAGGACCGGTCGGTTGCGATGGTTTGCAACGGCGAAATCTACAATCACCACGAGTTACGCGGCGCGCTTCAGGCTCGCGGCCACGATCTGAGAACCCACTCAGACGTGGAAACGATTGTTCACGGCTACGAGGACAAAGGTGAGGACTGCATCGCAGATTTGCGGGGTATGTTTGCTTTTGCCATCTGGGATGATCGCAAGGGGCGGCTCGTGCTCGGGCGCGACCGCCTAGGCGAAAAGCCGCTCTACATGTTGCGAGACCGGCGAGACGACGGTGCCGAGCGAGTCTGGTGGTGCAGCGAGCTGAAGCCGCTGCTACGGCTCGTGCCAGCAGCGCAACGGCGCATCTCCCCAGTGGCACTGCACGAGTTTCTGACCTTTCAGTACTGCTTGGAGCCGAACTCCCTGATAGAGGGAATTCATCAGTTGCCACCAGGTCATCTGATAACCCTTTCGCCAAAGCAGCTCTCTGCGGAACCGCGCCGCTATTGGAGTATGCTCGACGTCGAGGCTATTCACTGTCCAGATCCCGTTGCGCAGGTGAGAGACCTGCTGGATGCGGCATGCCGGCGGATGGGGAGCGCCGATGTTCCGGTAGGCGTTGCACTTTCGGGTGGGATCGACTCGTCCCTGGTCGCCGCCATTTCGGCGAAACACTATCCCGGCCAGATTCATGCTTTCACGATCGGCTATAGGGGACGACCGCCCACGGACGAACGGCTGATCGCTCAGCGCTTCGCGCGCTCTCTCGGCATCGAATTCACGGAAGTGGAAATTGATGTCGACCAAATGGTCGAGCAATTCCCGCAGCTGGTGCAAGCGATGGACACCCCGATCGCCGACATAGCAGCATATGGGTACTTCGAGGTCTGCCGCGCAGCCCGAGCCGCAAAGGTGCCGGTTCTGCTTTCGGGCATGGGCGGAGACGAGTTTTTTTGGGGGTACGAGTGGGTCCGCAATGCAGCTGTGGAGCATCGTAAGAAGGGCGACAATGGAGGAATCAAAGCATGGGCACGCCGGACGTTCGGACATGGCGTCCCTCGGGAAACCTCCATTCTGGCTCCATTGAAGGAAATCGGCCGGTCAGCCGCGCTATCACGCTCACTTCTCGCCGATCCTGCTTCGGTCGAACCCAATCATTGGCTCGCACGCACTCGGCCGATTGAAGGATATCCCAGCGGTCCAGCCGTGACGGAGGCGCTTTCGAGGACCTGGCTCCTCTGCAACTGCCTCACGCTGCTCGACCGTATGAGCATGGCCCACTCCATCGAAATGCGCGTGCCGTTCCTGGACATCGACCTCATCAACGCGGTATCCGCTATGCGTCATGGCGGCCTTGAGGATTTCGAGAAGCCGCACAAATGGCTCTTGCTGTCATCCTTTGGTCATCTGCTGCCAGATGAAGTAAGCCAGCGACCCAAGCAGGGCTTCACACCTCCAGTCCAACAATGGATGATGAAGCTGATCGAACGACACGGACCGCTTTGGAGAAACGAAAGCATGCTCGTGTCGCACGGCGCCATTGATGGTGATCGTTTGCGCCGAGAGGAACGAAGCTTCCCTATCGACTTTCAATACAAGCTCACACTTGCCGAACTATGGGCACGCGGTGCTCTCGCATGA
- a CDS encoding glycosyltransferase family 4 protein yields MIGQSSGKRPTRVIGLDVITDPKWMGGIIYIRNLVYCLESLPEAERPEVRLLGVPDDAMPLAVELRSFPFVDRNRRPRRHGAIAHFWRRVHRKFLQTYIPPDPAWQKLDATYPTIGGKVQGVPAIRWIPDFQHVQLPHFFTEDERDARDRGIALIASEPGVLVLSSEVAKRDFLNLCPNPEVEPHVWRFCSVITDHERGGRNPHMQYGLPRRYAYIANQFWAHKNHRVAFEALRRLKATHPDLVLVCTGREDDYRDKEYVPELLEFIAKSELQDRILRLGLVPRADQIEIFRHATLVLQPSLFEGWSTVVEDAKTLGRPIIASDIPVHREQLESEQGLPVRFFPPDDDAILAETLSSAWRELPDGPDPASERRAQERNLRQRLSAARSFVDLVERAVAIEGKAGVTRGKPAITA; encoded by the coding sequence ATGATTGGCCAAAGCAGCGGCAAGCGCCCCACCCGGGTGATCGGGCTCGACGTGATCACCGATCCCAAGTGGATGGGCGGCATTATCTATATTCGCAATCTCGTCTACTGTCTTGAAAGCCTGCCAGAAGCGGAGAGACCGGAGGTCAGGCTGCTCGGCGTACCGGACGATGCGATGCCGCTCGCCGTTGAACTGCGCTCTTTTCCGTTCGTCGACCGGAACCGGCGCCCGCGCAGGCATGGCGCGATCGCCCATTTCTGGCGCCGTGTCCATAGGAAGTTTCTGCAAACCTACATTCCTCCAGATCCGGCTTGGCAGAAGCTGGATGCCACCTATCCTACAATTGGCGGCAAGGTGCAGGGCGTTCCGGCGATCCGATGGATACCTGATTTTCAACATGTGCAGCTGCCTCATTTCTTTACTGAGGATGAGCGCGATGCGCGCGACCGTGGCATCGCTTTGATCGCCTCCGAGCCTGGCGTCCTGGTCCTGAGCAGTGAAGTGGCCAAGAGGGACTTTCTCAATCTCTGCCCGAATCCTGAGGTCGAGCCACATGTCTGGCGCTTCTGCTCTGTCATCACGGATCATGAGCGGGGCGGTCGCAATCCACACATGCAATACGGCCTGCCCCGGCGCTACGCCTACATCGCAAATCAATTCTGGGCCCACAAGAACCACCGAGTTGCATTCGAGGCGCTGCGTCGCTTGAAGGCAACGCACCCGGATCTGGTACTCGTCTGCACGGGCCGGGAAGACGACTATCGCGACAAGGAATATGTACCTGAATTACTCGAGTTCATCGCCAAATCCGAGCTTCAAGACAGGATACTGCGATTGGGACTGGTTCCTCGAGCTGACCAGATCGAGATTTTCCGCCACGCTACCCTGGTTCTTCAACCATCCCTCTTCGAGGGCTGGAGTACTGTCGTTGAAGATGCAAAGACGCTGGGACGACCAATCATCGCTTCTGATATTCCCGTGCACCGTGAGCAGCTCGAGAGCGAGCAGGGTCTGCCGGTCAGGTTCTTTCCACCTGACGACGACGCAATTCTGGCGGAAACGCTTTCGAGCGCCTGGCGCGAACTCCCGGACGGTCCCGATCCTGCTTCGGAACGACGTGCTCAGGAGCGAAACCTCCGGCAGCGGCTCTCTGCTGCACGATCCTTTGTGGACCTTGTCGAACGAGCTGTTGCGATCGAAGGGAAGGCCGGCGTGACACGCGGCAAGCCCGCGATCACTGCGTGA
- a CDS encoding radical SAM protein encodes MNEALDHFARDHFFAPTSAEAARELFRRSVRNVVVEISSHCNRACSYCPVSKVDRASTNKLLPHDTYELILRDLAEISYDEGLCLNLYNEPTSDKSLLLNRIRRARELLPAARIYFSSNGDYLDRDYVRELISAGLSELYISIHAPAGKPYDDAYAATRFNDLSRRLQKAIKIDILRPGETMQGHVNIEKLPIHVFATNYYTLGSNRAESVGLSSGAFSRSAPCSRPFNDFTVSYDGTLFPCCQMFVDFAEHTQRYAIGKLTDFPTIFAAYASQAMAEWRKELLRYGPKLSPCATCTEGQHEGTPEQIATREKVYSEFLGPSQVVSSPSAGGSWLGGIRRWRVARRSK; translated from the coding sequence ATGAACGAAGCGTTGGACCATTTCGCGCGGGACCACTTTTTCGCACCGACGAGCGCTGAAGCGGCGCGAGAGCTGTTTCGAAGGTCAGTACGCAACGTCGTTGTCGAGATTTCATCACATTGCAATCGGGCATGCTCCTACTGCCCCGTGTCGAAGGTCGATCGTGCCTCGACCAACAAACTGCTGCCTCACGATACCTATGAACTTATCCTGCGCGACCTCGCAGAAATCTCCTATGACGAGGGCTTGTGCTTAAACCTGTATAACGAGCCAACTTCAGACAAGTCGCTGCTGCTCAATCGCATCAGGCGCGCTCGAGAGCTGTTGCCGGCGGCCCGCATATACTTCAGTAGCAACGGAGACTATTTGGATCGCGACTATGTTCGCGAACTGATCTCAGCCGGCCTGTCCGAACTTTACATTTCCATCCATGCCCCGGCCGGCAAGCCGTACGACGACGCCTATGCAGCGACGCGCTTCAACGACCTTTCCCGACGTTTGCAGAAGGCCATAAAGATCGACATCCTCCGTCCCGGAGAGACGATGCAGGGTCATGTCAATATCGAAAAGTTGCCGATCCATGTCTTTGCTACGAACTACTACACGCTGGGATCGAACCGGGCGGAATCCGTCGGACTGAGCTCCGGCGCGTTCAGCCGGTCCGCGCCGTGCTCCCGTCCCTTCAATGACTTTACGGTTTCCTACGACGGCACGCTATTCCCTTGCTGCCAGATGTTCGTCGACTTTGCAGAGCATACCCAACGCTATGCAATTGGAAAATTGACAGATTTTCCAACGATTTTTGCGGCTTATGCCAGCCAGGCGATGGCGGAATGGCGAAAGGAACTGCTTCGCTATGGTCCCAAGCTTTCGCCGTGCGCGACTTGCACGGAGGGACAGCATGAAGGGACGCCGGAACAGATTGCGACACGTGAAAAGGTCTACTCGGAATTTCTTGGGCCAAGCCAGGTGGTTTCCTCGCCTTCCGCTGGCGGGAGCTGGCTCGGCGGGATACGACGGTGGCGCGTTGCCCGGCGATCAAAGTAA
- a CDS encoding ABC transporter ATP-binding protein, whose product MSDKDWTVRAESVSKKFGLSLRRSMAHGLRDGLGRLVGAGSDSSLLRDGEFWAVKDISFTLERGQSLGIMGVNGCGKTTLLRILTGIYKPDAGRVMLRGRVGALIAAGAGFSPMLTGRENIYINAALLGLSPREIRSHMDEIVAFSELEQFIDMPVKHYSSGMQVRLGFAVAAVSEPEVLLVDEVLAVGDLNFQKKCYDYLFGLKRKGTSIVLVSHSIGAIWAVCDRGLFMDKGEVKVLGEIERVIRAYDDQNARNAARTRESALPGPGGASELISGTGDVVCDNIKIVAKDGNAAKKELHFKEPFDIVMDVTVHSAIDDLVIRAVLDAAHYRNICTIDSHEQGLLVGRVMPGRYSLRISVPAQNLRPGSYDLNIAAITRHAGLHLFLALKCGNVVVLNPSDKFLYSDPNAVVHFDADFHLDQVSS is encoded by the coding sequence GTGAGCGATAAGGACTGGACAGTTCGCGCCGAGAGCGTCTCCAAGAAGTTCGGCCTGTCGCTGCGCCGATCGATGGCACACGGCCTTCGTGACGGCCTCGGTCGGCTTGTTGGCGCCGGCAGCGATTCGAGCCTGTTGCGTGACGGGGAGTTCTGGGCCGTCAAGGACATCAGCTTCACCCTCGAACGCGGCCAGAGCCTTGGCATCATGGGGGTCAACGGCTGTGGAAAGACGACCCTTCTGCGCATCCTGACTGGCATCTACAAGCCGGATGCCGGTCGCGTCATGCTGCGCGGACGTGTTGGCGCATTGATTGCGGCCGGCGCTGGCTTCTCACCGATGCTCACCGGCCGCGAAAACATCTACATAAACGCCGCCCTCCTCGGACTCTCTCCGCGGGAGATCCGCTCCCACATGGATGAGATCGTTGCATTCTCTGAGCTCGAACAATTCATCGACATGCCCGTCAAGCATTATTCGAGCGGCATGCAGGTGCGCCTCGGTTTCGCGGTGGCTGCCGTGAGCGAGCCGGAGGTGCTGCTGGTCGATGAAGTGCTCGCTGTGGGTGACTTGAACTTCCAGAAGAAGTGCTATGATTACCTCTTTGGATTGAAGCGCAAGGGCACGTCGATCGTCCTGGTTTCGCATTCCATTGGAGCGATTTGGGCGGTTTGCGATCGCGGACTGTTCATGGACAAGGGCGAGGTGAAGGTCCTCGGCGAAATCGAGAGGGTGATCCGCGCCTATGACGATCAGAACGCTCGCAACGCCGCCCGTACTCGGGAGAGTGCGCTTCCTGGTCCGGGTGGCGCGAGCGAGCTGATCTCCGGCACCGGCGACGTTGTCTGCGACAATATCAAGATCGTCGCAAAGGACGGCAATGCGGCCAAGAAGGAGCTGCACTTCAAGGAGCCGTTCGACATCGTCATGGATGTGACGGTTCATTCAGCTATCGATGACCTCGTCATCCGCGCCGTGCTCGATGCGGCACATTATAGAAATATCTGCACTATCGACAGTCACGAGCAAGGTCTTCTGGTCGGACGCGTGATGCCAGGTCGCTATAGTCTGAGGATTTCCGTTCCAGCGCAAAATCTGCGGCCGGGAAGTTACGATTTGAACATCGCCGCGATCACGCGCCATGCAGGACTTCATCTCTTTCTCGCGCTCAAGTGTGGAAACGTCGTCGTCCTCAATCCAAGCGACAAGTTCCTCTACTCGGACCCGAATGCCGTCGTTCACTTCGATGCAGATTTTCATCTTGACCAGGTCAGCTCATGA
- a CDS encoding NAD-dependent epimerase/dehydratase family protein yields the protein MALVWITGARGFLGRHVAARFAAGGWDIAGIGLGGAADVDIATLPLAKVSGRAAWIEKIIDNEAIKELLKLVGPPDVVFHAAGSGAIGASLADPYRDFRLSVDSTALLLDTLRRSAPEAVFVLPSSAAVYGSAAPGPIAEDASLAPVSPYGAHKLCAEWLCRSASHSFGLKTAVIRYFSLYGPGLQKQLLWDVAGKLSQASDEITLFGTGAETRDMLYVEDAAELGFIAAQHATSQCLIVNGGTGVASSVESIASELARALGVDCRIRFNGNSRVGDPNHLQASATRSRSLGFEHRWSLRDGLAAYAAWWRTGNKGANIK from the coding sequence ATGGCACTCGTTTGGATAACCGGCGCCCGTGGCTTCCTGGGCCGACATGTGGCCGCGCGTTTTGCGGCGGGGGGCTGGGATATTGCTGGCATTGGGCTTGGCGGCGCTGCCGATGTCGATATCGCGACACTCCCTCTCGCCAAAGTCTCAGGCAGGGCTGCTTGGATCGAGAAGATCATCGACAACGAAGCGATCAAGGAGCTCCTGAAGCTTGTCGGCCCCCCCGACGTCGTATTCCATGCCGCAGGCAGCGGCGCAATCGGCGCATCGCTTGCGGACCCTTACCGAGACTTCCGTCTCTCGGTAGACAGCACCGCGCTGCTGCTTGATACGTTGCGCAGGTCAGCGCCGGAAGCGGTGTTCGTGCTTCCCTCCAGCGCGGCCGTGTATGGCAGCGCCGCGCCGGGACCGATCGCCGAAGACGCTTCGCTGGCTCCTGTATCGCCCTATGGCGCACACAAGCTCTGTGCCGAATGGCTATGTCGATCGGCGTCACACTCATTCGGCTTGAAAACGGCCGTGATTCGCTATTTCTCTCTGTACGGTCCCGGCTTGCAGAAGCAGCTGCTATGGGACGTCGCAGGAAAACTCTCGCAGGCGTCCGACGAAATTACCCTCTTTGGGACGGGGGCTGAGACCAGGGACATGCTGTACGTGGAGGACGCAGCCGAACTCGGGTTCATCGCGGCCCAGCACGCAACGTCGCAGTGCCTCATCGTCAATGGCGGAACTGGCGTCGCATCCAGTGTTGAATCCATTGCCAGTGAGCTTGCCCGCGCATTGGGAGTCGATTGTCGGATCCGATTCAATGGAAATTCGCGCGTTGGCGATCCGAACCACCTGCAGGCCTCGGCCACACGGTCAAGAAGCCTGGGCTTCGAGCATCGTTGGAGCTTGAGAGATGGGCTTGCCGCCTATGCCGCATGGTGGCGGACGGGCAACAAAGGCGCGAACATCAAGTGA